In Lachancea thermotolerans CBS 6340 chromosome H complete sequence, a single genomic region encodes these proteins:
- a CDS encoding uncharacterized protein (similar to uniprot|Q12523 Saccharomyces cerevisiae YPL247C Hypothetical ORF), with amino-acid sequence MDTYKAGKRSSISFGSYQRPVVSFNQNELPYYAPRQLYSAQQSAQQPDVVYPCRYEAHFPLYAMDWSNEDYVAVGSYKEDTFNKLQILHSSDLVSWEKAGEENCVFPISRVQWCPNGNSQQLATCSDSLRLWDYSDFVLQERLNLSFCRYNKSGGQGTVAALGQLPPVSSFHWNAVDPNLIISSSIDTTCTVWDLQATNYVKTQLIAHDSEVFDVKFLTQSTQLFASCGGDGSVRVFDLRSLAHSTIIYEPSSQPTAGSSGDSSAASGGSGSGSNSASSGSNALLRLEPSPFDPNVVATFAHDSNSVLILDMRYPGAAILTLEGHVGAVNQIQWHPSRHNVLLTCGDDCQALLWDLNTHLSTPASNTVSSKWNSSKVARCIDTPQEAYSDANYEINNIVWRPQGNWFGCNLGRHFQSVRV; translated from the coding sequence ATGGATACATATAAAGCCGGAAAGCGAAGCTCGATCTCGTTTGGCAGTTATCAGAGACCGGTCGTGAGCTTCAACCAAAATGAGCTACCTTACTATGCACCTCGCCAACTGTATTCGGCGCAGCAATCAGCACAGCAACCGGACGTGGTTTACCCTTGCCGCTACGAGGCTCACTTTCCCCTCTACGCCATGGACTGGAGCAATGAAGACTACGTGGCAGTCGGATCGTATAAGGAAGATactttcaacaagctgcagaTTCTGCACTCGTCGGACCTTGTCAGCTGGGAAAAGGCGGGCGAGGAAAACTGCGTGTTCCCAATATCGAGAGTCCAATGGTGTCCTAATGGAAACTCACAGCAGCTTGCAACATGTTCTGACTCCCTAAGGCTGTGGGACTACTCTGACTTTGTGCTACAAGAACGGCTGAACCTGTCTTTTTGCAGATACAACAAGAGCGGTGGCCAGGGCACGGTAGCAGCGCTGGGGCAGTTGCCTCCAGTTTCTTCATTCCACTGGAATGCTGTGGACCCCAATTTGATCATCTCGAGCTCCATCGATACCACATGCACCGTGTGGGATTTGCAGGCGACCAACTACGTCAAAACGCAGCTTATTGCGCACGACAGTGAGGTCTTCGACGTCAAGTTCCTGACACAGTCTACGCAGCTCTTTGCTAGTTGTGGTGGTGATGGCAGCGTACGTGTGTTCGACCTTCGCTCGCTTGCGCACAGCACCATCATATACGAGCCTAGCTCGCAGCCCACGGCGGGGAGCTCCGGCGATAGCAGTGccgccagcggcggcagcggcagTGGCAGCAATAGTGCCTCCAGCGGCAGTAATGCACTGCTGAGGCTAGAACCCTCGCCCTTCGACCCGAATGTCGTCGCCACCTTCGCGCACGACTCCAATAGCGTGCTAATTCTCGACATGCGCTATCCGGGCGCGGCCATCCTGACCCTAGAGGGCCACGTAGGTGCTGTCAACCAAATACAGTGGCACCCGTCTCGCCACAACGTCCTGCTAACGTGTGGAGACGATTGCCAGGCGCTACTGTGGGATCTGAACACGCACCTGAGCACGCCTGCCAGCAACACTGTCTCGTCCAAGTGGAACAGTAGTAAGGTTGCACGTTGTATCGACACGCCGCAGGAGGCTTACAGCGATGCGAACTACGAGATCAACAACATTGTTTGGAGGCCTCAGGGCAATTGGTTCGGTTGCAACCTGGGGCGCCACTTCCAGAGCGTCAGGGTCTGA
- the SEO1 gene encoding putative permease SEO1 (similar to uniprot|P39709 Saccharomyces cerevisiae YAL067C SEO1 Putative permease member of the allantoate transporter subfamily of the major facilitator superfamily mutation confers resistance to ethionine sulfoxide), whose protein sequence is MEVVKTSLTNFSKEWVVEPYARLKWGFIPVRRIVDENEVESEEEHSEQVVEEAFSDKQVSDDRKTELEVEQKSSVSNSGGAGEMEYRDEANRKWWSFFNEQEYRMPQKRANSAKWWQWFGSDVPAQEKKLLLKLDILLAFYSCMAYWVKYLDTANLNNAYVSGLKEELNFKGNELVETQAMYTVGNIVFQLPFIFFLDKVPLNYVLPALDLCWSILTIGASQVDSVPHLKAIRFFIGVFEAPSYLAYQYLFGSFYKHDEMVRRSAFYYLGQYAGILSASGIQSAIYAAMDGKHGLSGWRWNFIVDGLISVVVGLIGFYSLPGDPHNCYSIFLTDDEIRLARKRLRENNTDKSDFSSKVLDKAVWKRIFTNWRIYVLTLWNIFCWNNNNGTSGAYLLWVKSLKKYSVAKVNQLGMITPALGMVYLFGTGVFADKLHSRWGAIIVTQIFNFIGNVILAVWAVPESAKWFAFMLQYFGWAMAPVLYSWQNDICRRDSQARAITLVVMNMLAQTTTAFMSVLVWKTTEAPRYLKGYTWTAVCAFCLSAWTILVLWLYKRDEKQHAEENGIIIYNSKTGENYPPEKQNA, encoded by the coding sequence ATGGAGGTGGTTAAGACTTCACTTACCAATTTTTCCAAGGAATGGGTCGTTGAACCCTACGCGCGGCTGAAGTGGGGTTTCATCCCAGTGAGAAGAATCGTGGATGAGAACGAGGTCGAGAGCGAAGAGGAGCACAGCGAGCAGGTGGTGGAGGAAGCCTTTTCGGACAAACAGGTGTCGGACGACAGGAAAACGGAGCTAGAGGTGGaacaaaaaagctctgtgTCAAACTCCGGCGGCGCCGGGGAAATGGAGTACCGTGACGAGGCGAACCGCAAGTGGTGGTCGTTCTTCAACGAGCAGGAGTACCGGATGCCCCAGAAGCGCGCCAACAGCGCCAAGTGGTGGCAGTGGTTCGGGTCGGACGTGCCCGCgcaggagaagaagctgctgctgaagctcgACATCCTGCTGGCGTTCTACTCGTGCATGGCGTACTGGGTCAAGTACCTCGACACCGCGAACCTGAACAACGCGTACGTTTCGGggctcaaagaagagctgaacTTTAAGGGCAACGAGCTGGTGGAGACACAGGCGATGTACACTGTAGGCAACATTGTGTTCCAGCTGCccttcattttcttcctcgACAAGGTGCCTCTGAACTATGTTCTGCCCGCGCTCGATCTTTGCTGGTCGATCCTGACAATCGGCGCGTCCCAGGTGGACTCTGTGCCACACTTGAAGGCCATTCGTTTCTTCATCGGTGTTTTCGAGGCGCCCTCATACCTGGCGTACCAGTACCTGTTCGGTAGTTTCTACAAGCACGACGAGATGGTGCGCCGCTCCGCGTTCTACTATCTGGGTCAATACGCGGGTATCCTTTCTGCCAGTGGTATCCAGTCTGCTATCTACGCGGCTATGGATGGAAAGCACGGGCTATCAGGCTGGAGATGGAACTTCATCGTTGACGGCCTCATCTCCGTGGTCGTTGGCCTCATCGGCTTTTACTCGCTGCCTGGAGACCCTCACAACTGCTACTCCATCTTTCTGACCGATGACGAGATTAGGCTGGCGCGCAAGCGTCTGCGCGAAAACAACACCGACAAATCCGACTTTTCCTCCAAGGTCTTGGACAAGGCTGTCTGGAAGAGAATCTTCACTAACTGGAGAATATACGTTTTGACTCTGTGGAACATTTTCTGCTGGAACAACAACAATGGTACTTCGGGAGCCTACCTACTGTGGGTTAAGTCGCTCAAGAAGTACTCGGTCGCGAAGGTCAACCAGCTTGGTATGATCACCCCTGCCCTTGGTATGGTTTACCTGTTTGGCACGGGTGTGTTCGCTGATAAACTCCACAGTAGATGGGGCGCCATTATAGTGACCCAAATCTTCAACTTTATCGGCAACGTAATTTTGGCGGTCTGGGCTGTGCCTGAAAGCGCCAAATGGTTTGCGTTCATGCTGCAGTACTTTGGCTGGGCCATGGCTCCCGTCCTGTATTCTTGGCAGAACGATATCTGCCGCCGTGATTCGCAGGCGAGAGCTATTACTTTGGTGGTTATGAACATGCTTGCTCAGACTACAACCGCCTTTATGTCGGTCCTGGTGTGGAAGACTACCGAGGCTCCAAGATATTTGAAAGGTTACACATGGACCGCAGTCTGCGCCTTCTGTCTATCTGCGTGGACCATCCTTGTGTTGTGGCTTTACAAGCGTGATGAAAAACAGCACGCTGAGGAGAACGGGATAATTATTTACAATTCAAAGACAGGCGAGAACTACCCACCTGAGAAGCAGAACGCTTAG
- the GCV2 gene encoding glycine decarboxylase subunit P (highly similar to uniprot|P49095 Saccharomyces cerevisiae YMR189W GCV2 P subunit of the mitochondrial glycine decarboxylase complex required for the catabolism of glycine to 5 10-methylene-THF expression is regulated by levels of levels of 5 10-methylene-THF in the cytoplasm), translated as MLRSRLLTSTKFIARSLHSGRPSLYAASVANVSSNQYAKIYKPAARSLEPLDTFQRRHLGPNPDNVQDMLKTMGYEDLDKFIETLVPPQVLERRPLQLEAPQKGFSEQEMLQHLQEIANKNKFQARNFIGKGYYGTVLPPVIQRNLLECPEWYTSYTPYQPEISQGRLESLLNFQTVVSDLTGLPVANASLLDEGTAAGEAMLLSFNTAKRKKSKFIVDKRLHPQTKSVLKTRATPFNIELVEVDPLEVEANKTILADKAVFGGLIQYPATDGTIIPGEIVKSIAESLHANKALLSVASDLMALTLLKPPSEFGADIALGSSQRFGVPFGYGGPHAAFFAVTEKLNRKIPGRIVGVSKDRLGSPALRLALQTREQHIKRDKATSNICTAQALLANIAANYCVYHGPQGLKDIAGRIYGFTTVLANKISAETPHTVVNNTWFDTLTIKLAEGTSSERLLKAAYEKYSINLFGVDENTVSVSLDETVTRKDLLNLLQVFGASEELPELLPEFPEELSRTDSILSNEVFNQHHSETAMLRYLHRLQSRDLSLANSMIPLGSCTMKLNSTVEMMPVTWPQFANMHPFQPVEQAEGYLELIKSLEADLADITGFDNVSLQPNSGASGEYAGLRVIKSYLEAQGQSHRNVCLIPISAHGTNPASAAMCGMKVVPVNCLSDGALDLQDLEAKAEKHKDDLAAMMITYPSTYGLFGPGIRAAIDAVHKHGGQVYLDGANMNAQVGLTSPGDLGADVCHLNLHKTFAIPHGGGGPGVGPICVKSHLGPFLPGHDLVNIATGAPSDLRISAVASAPYGSASILPISYAYIKMMGSTGLPFSSVVAILNANYMMSRLKPHYSILFAGDNSTTKHCGHEFIVDLREFKAAGVEAIDVAKRLQDYGFHAPTLAFPVPGTLMVEPTESENLQELDRFVDALIAIRREIDLYAAGDPKGAVLKNAPHSLTDLVCSTDWDARGYSREFAAFPLPFLKHNKFWPPVARLDDTYGDLNLICTCPSVEDVANDNAEHD; from the coding sequence atgctGAGATCAAGACTCTTGACGAGCACGAAATTTATCGCGCGCTCGCTGCACAGTGGGAGACCCTCTCTTTACGCAGCCAGCGTAGCTAATGTGTCGTCTAACCAATACGCTAAGATTTACAAGCCTGCCGCGCGGTCCCTTGAACCGCTAGATACGTTCCAGAGACGGCATTTGGGGCCCAACCCGGATAACGTGCAGGATATGCTAAAAACAATGGGGTACGAGGACCTAGATAAGTTCATCGAAACGCTGGTGCCCCCACAGGTGTTGGAGAGGCGGCCACTGCAGCTGGAGGCCCCACAGAAGGGGTTTTCAGAGCAGGAAATGCTACAGCACTTGCAGGAGATTGcgaacaaaaacaagttcCAGGCCCGGAATTTTATAGGGAAGGGCTACTACGGCACAGTGCTGCCCCCTGTGATCCAGAGAAATCTACTTGAGTGTCCAGAGTGGTACACCTCGTACACGCCTTATCAGCCCGAGATTTCGCAGGGGCGACTGGAGTCGCTTCTGAACTTTCAGACGGTGGTTTCGGACTTGACTGGCCTGCCCGTCGCTAACGCATCTTTGCTGGACGAAGGAACGGCCGCGGGTGAAGCTATGCTTCTCTCTTTCAACACggccaagagaaagaagagcaagtTTATTGTGGACAAGCGTTTGCACCCCCAAACCAAGTCAGTCTTGAAGACCCGGGCGACGCCCTTTAACATCGAGCTCGTAGAGGTGGACCCACTGGAAGTCGAGGCGAACAAGACCATCCTAGCGGACAAAGCCGTTTTCGGTGGCCTTATCCAATACCCTGCCACTGACGGTACCATCATTCCTGGTGAAATAGTAAAGTCCATTGCTGAATCACTGCATGCTAACAAGGCGCTATTGTCGGTCGCCTCGGACCTAATGGCTTTGACGCTTCTCAAGCCACCATCAGAGTTTGGCGCGGACATCGCTCTCGGGTCTTCGCAACGCTTCGGCGTGCCCTTCGGATACGGTGGGCCTCACGCAGCTTTTTTCGCGGTCACCGAGAAGTTGAACAGAAAGATTCCCGGTAGAATTGTCGGTGTTTCAAAGGACCGCCTGGGCAGCCCCGCGTTGCGTCTAGCATTGCAGACTAGAGAACAGCACATTAAGCGTGACAAAGCTACTTCCAACATTTGCACGGCGCAGGCACTTCTAGCAAACATCGCTGCTAACTACTGTGTTTACCACGGTCCACAAGGCCTCAAAGACATCGCTGGCAGAATTTACGGATTCACTACCGTTTTGGCAAACAAAATCAGTGCCGAAACACCCCACACAGTGGTCAACAACACTTGGTTCGACACTTTGACCATCAAGTTGGCCGAAGGTACGTCCTCCGAACGGCTGCTCAAGGCTGCGTACGAAAAGTACTCCATCAACCTGTTTGGCGTTGACGAAAATACCGTGTCCGTTTCTCTCGATGAAACAGTGACTAGGAAAGACTTGCTAAACCTATTACAGGTATTTGGCGcttctgaagagcttccAGAGCTCCTACCAGAGTTCCCCGAGGAGCTCTCGCGGACGGACTCAATCTTGTCAAACGAGGTCTTCAACCAGCACCACAGCGAAACTGCCATGCTGAGGTACTTGCACCGCTTGCAAAGCCGCGACCTTTCCCTCGCAAACTCCATGATTCCGCTAGGGTCCTGTAcaatgaagttgaactcGACCGTGGAGATGATGCCAGTTACCTGGCCACAGTTTGCTAACATGCACCCATTTCAGCCTGTCGAGCAGGCAGAGGGGTACCTTGAACTGATCAAGTCTCTGGAAGCCGATTTGGCGGACATCACAGGCTTCGACAACGTTTCGCTGCAACCCAACTCCGGTGCGTCTGGCGAGTACGCCGGGCTGAGAGTTATCAAATCTTACCTTGAAGCTCAGGGCCAGTCACACCGTAACGTTTGTTTGATCCCAATCTCCGCCCATGGCACCAACCCAGCGTCTGCAGCCATGTGTGGCATGAAGGTCGTTCCCGTCAACTGTCTTTCTGACGGTGCTTTGGACCTCCAAGACCTGGAAGCAAAAGCAGAGAAGCACAAGGACGATCTGGCCGCCATGATGATCACTTACCCATCGACTTACGGTCTCTTCGGCCCTGGCATCAGAGCGGCGATCGACGCTGTACACAAGCACGGCGGCCAGGTGTACCTGGATGGCGCCAACATGAACGCCCAAGTGGGCCTCACTTCGCCTGGCGATCTGGGCGCCGACGTGTGCCACTTGAATCTCCACAAGACGTTCGCAATCCCACACGGCGGTGGCGGGCCCGGTGTTGGCCCCATCTGCGTTAAATCGCACCTCGGACCATTCCTGCCAGGCCATGACCTCGTGAACATCGCCACTGGCGCGCCCAGCGACCTCCGGATTTCCGCAGTTGCAAGTGCGCCCTATGGTAGCGCCTCGATTCTGCCCATCTCCTACGCATACATCAAGATGATGGGCTCCACCGGACTGCCCTTCTCCTCGGTCGTGGCCATCCTCAACGCCAACTACATGATGTCACGCCTCAAGCCACACTACAGCATCCTGTTTGCCGGCGACAACTCCACTACCAAGCACTGCGGACACGAGTTCATCGTCGATCTGCGTGAATTCAAGGCCGCCGGCGTCGAGGCCATCGACGTCGCGAAGCGTCTCCAGGACTACGGCTTCCACGCGCCCACTCTGGCCTTCCCTGTGCCAGGCACCCTGATGGTCGAACCTACGGAGTCCGAGAACCTACAGGAGCTAGACCGCTTCGTGGACGCGCTGATTGCCATCCGCCGCGAGATCGACCTCTATGCTGCCGGCGACCCTAAGGGCGCCGTGCTCAAGAACGCGCCACACTCACTGACAGACCTCGTCTGCAGCACAGACTGGGACGCCCGCGGCTACTCCCGCGAGTTCGCGGCCTTCCCGCTGCCTTTCCTCAAGCACAACAAATTCTGGCCTCCAGTCGCCCGTCTGGACGACACCTACGGCGACCTCAATCTGATCTGCACATGTCCATCTGTCGAAGACGTGGCCAACGACAATGCCGAGCATGACTAG
- the SGS1 gene encoding ATP-dependent DNA helicase SGS1 (similar to uniprot|P35187 Saccharomyces cerevisiae YMR190C SGS1 Nucleolar DNA helicase of the RecQ family, involved in maintenance of genome integrity) — MQDNLRAQINWLKKEKAYQPKNEFLLRLLSSDVGGKKQKSQNGSEAQSQPEMSVIDLTADSRTIKASSDLGSSARVWNASAVFSTIEGNSTQRPGISYSNPAVTSRFGRTSESTQHSQKPASLPATSYVESGSLSANHISDQSSDAVRRTPNRQASLAELVPLQDRVIELLKKQTGLLMHKCSIIESTSLSEDAKRVKIQSEVNPSLSTLESEIRTAGSLVEAMKSEASHPVARTVGNLATTITHTPAISTVSIRTVANNSILRPPPRPQAPVVGVPQDLITVLDDDDDDDDDDVDVDGEEEPRVIAKVHTSAIGTEDRSSNPAKRSLRPHKEINYRIPELEDSLNYNMKPALAQSRQEDNAEEDTTMEAELEDSQFLLTAEEEHDEIHTSDHDFVADGLENLLDETDDGEYHEAVSNADGINSSQGGTFPEGPTQGSTFAGELSNIEVIGSSPVRQISEHQEYSRPKTPELDLVGTGYADDPEFDPIVDSIQQTFPNSYAHRSPVTGSITDNNIGRNQALQNSIDDTFTHSDSDDFEDFDAERENLTQKSGIRKLDDDLKIISEQKLDVSNARPSNIKQEVINVESLLDEGVENFQGGALSLSSIGAAGHGNTGPQFEWTAEVYHRLHNVFKLPGFRPNQLEAINASLEGKDVFVLMPTGGGKSLCYQLPAVVRSGKTSGTTVVISPLISLMQDQVEHLLAKNIKACMFSSKGTADQKRQTFNLFINGLLDLIYISPEMISASEQCKKAIGKLYRDKKLARIVVDEAHCVSNWGHDFRPDYKELKYFKREYPDIPMIALTATASEQVRLDIVHNLQLNNPVFLKQSFNRTNLYYEVLKKSKNVVFDICNAVKTRFKNQTGIIYCHSKNSCEQTASLLQRNGINSAYYHAGMEPDERLEVQQAWQANRIRIICATVAFGMGIDKPDVRFVYHLTIPRTLEGYYQETGRAGRDGKFSFCIMYYTFRDVRTMQTMIQKDKNLDRENKEKHLTKLQQVMQYCENLADCRRQLVLSYFNENFDSALCRRNCDNCKNSINTTTEERDVTHEALNIVKLVSSVQGDKVTLIHCQDIYKGSRNSKIVQAGHDQLEYHGMGKALPKSDIERVFFRLVTTQILQEYTVMNGRGFASNYLKVGPKATQLLNGNLKIVMQFAAAGESGSRQSSVPPAPATRAASTEFRKGHTNARQTTSSGSLARKTSSLIPDLGGFVYDDNGAGASSAPKKVSRPIVLGDKTNLLSHQEQLSVTSAYQELKERAISTARELRFNGFMSVISETALRKAAVVLPSTEQQFRQLPGLTSTQAQHYHFFKDLFVRLNVLRKSLPKDSSQRLSQTQTTSPFFHGPGASENNEERERDEEILRQIRDSQAPSRTSAVGKAPGTKPAGSQSKARRGRKSKWHSKSWSKR; from the coding sequence ATGCAGGACAATCTACGGGCGCAGATCAActggttgaagaaggaaaaagCGTACCAACCTAAGAATGAATTTCTACTCCGACTTTTAAGCAGCGACGTTGGTggcaagaagcagaagtcCCAAAACGGATCAGAAGCTCAGTCCCAACCGGAAATGTCGGTGATCGACCTCACAGCTGACTCCAGAACCATCAAAGCATCTTCTGACTTAGGGTCCAGCGCCAGAGTCTGGAACGCGAGTGCCGTATTTAGTACTATTGAAGGGAATAGCACACAACGACCTGGGATATCATATTCTAACCCTGCAGTAACAAGTCGCTTTGGCAGGACATCAGAGTCTACACAGCACTCCCAAAAACCAGCATCTTTGCCAGCCACGTCATACGTTGAGTCGGGAAGCCTCAGCGCAAATCACATATCTGACCAGTCTTCTGACGCAGTACGAAGAACCCCGAATCGACAAGCTTCGCTGGCGGAGCTGGTGCCACTTCAAGATAGAGTTAttgagctgctcaagaagcagaCCGGACTCTTAATGCACAAGTGCTCTATCATAGAGTCAACTTCCTTATCCGAAGATGCAAAGAGAGTAAAGATACAATCAGAAGTTAACCCCAGTCTAAGCACTTTGGAGAGCGAAATTCGAACTGCGGGCTCCTTGGTAGAAGCCATGAAAAGTGAAGCTTCGCATCCTGTAGCACGTACTGTCGGAAATTTAGCTACAACAATCACTCATACCCCTGCAATTAGTACTGTCAGCATCCGCACAGTAGCTAACAACTCTATCCTACGCCCCCCTCCGCGACCGCAAGCTCCAGTCGTTGGTGTTCCGCAAGACCTAATCACTGTGTTggacgatgatgatgacgatgatgatgatgatgttgatgttgacggcgaagaagagcctCGAGTTATTGCCAAGGTCCACACTTCGGCCATAGGAACCGAAGATCGCTCAAGCAACCCCGCTAAAAGGTCTCTACGCCCGCATAAGGAGATAAACTACAGAATacctgagcttgaagatAGTCTCAATTACAACATGAAGCCTGCGCTGGCCCAAAGTCGGCAAGAAGACAACGCAGAAGAGGATACAACAATGGAGGCGGAACTAGAAGACTCTCAGTTCCTGCTCactgctgaagaagaacatgacGAAATACATACAAGTGATCATGACTTCGTTGCGGATGGGCTCGAAAATTTGCTAGATGAAACCGACGATGGAGAATACCATGAGGCTGTGAGCAACGCAGACGGTATTAACTCTAGCCAAGGCGGTACGTTTCCCGAGGGGCCCACTCAAGGATCCACATTTGCGGGAGAGCTGTCCAACATAGAGGTTATAGGTTCATCGCCTGTGCGTCAAATTTCTGAGCACCAAGAATACTCAAGACCCAAAACGCCTGAACTTGACCTTGTCGGGACTGGCTACGCTGATGATCCGGAGTTTGACCCAATTGTTGACAGCATTCAGCAGACCTTTCCAAATAGCTATGCCCATAGATCACCTGTCACCGGTTCAATTACTGACAACAATATAGGGAGAAATCAGGCTCTGCAAAACAGTATTGATGATACTTTTACTCACAGCGATTCAgatgactttgaagattttgacGCGGAAAGAGAGAACTTAACACAGAAATCAGGCATAAGAAAATTGGATGATGATCTCAAAATAATCTCAGAGCAGAAACTTGATGTTAGTAACGCGCGACCATCTAATATTAAGCAGGAGGTTATCAATGTGGAATCACTGTTAGACGAAGGGGTAGAAAACTTCCAAGGCGGGGCTTTGTCACTCTCCAGCATTGGTGCCGCTGGGCATGGAAACACTGGACCTCAGTTCGAATGGACTGCTGAGGTTTACCATCGACTCCAtaatgttttcaaacttccCGGATTCCGTCCCAACCAACTAGAAGCCATCAACGCGTCTCTCGAAGGCAAAgacgtttttgttttgatgcCCACTGGCGGTGGAAAGTCGCTCTGTTACCAATTGCCGGCGGTTGTCAGGtctggaaaaacaagtGGCACAACGGTAGTCATATCGCCCCTGATATCTCTTATGCAAGATCAAGTTGAGCATTTGCTGGCCAAGAATATCAAAGCATGTATGTTCAGTTCCAAAGGCACTGCGGATCAAAAGAGACAAACTTTCAATCTATTTATCAATGGATTGTTGGATCTCATCTATATCTCTCCAGAGATGATAAGCGCTTCAGAACAGTGTAAAAAGGCTATCGGAAAGCTTTACAGAGATAAAAAACTTGCACGTATAGTGGTTGACGAAGCGCACTGTGTATCCAATTGGGGGCATGACTTCAGACCTGACTATAAAGAGCTGAAATATTTCAAGAGGGAGTATCCAGATATCCCTATGATTGCTCTCACTGCAACTGCTAGCGAGCAGGTGAGACTTGACATTGTCCACAATCTTCAATTGAACAATCCCGTTTTCCTGAAACAGAGCTTCAATAGGACCAACTTGTATTATGAAGTCCTGAAGAAGAGTAAAAACgttgtttttgatatatGCAATGCTGTCAAGACCAGATTCAAGAATCAAACAGGCATCATATACTGTCATTCCAAGAATTCTTGCGAGCAGACTGCATCGCTTTTACAAAGGAACGGCATTAACTCTGCGTACTATCATGCCGGTATGGAGCCAGATGAAAGGCTTGAGGTCCAACAAGCATGGCAGGCCAACAGAATCCGTATAATTTGTGCCACTGTCGCGTTTGGTATGGGCATAGATAAGCCTGATGTTCGTTTTGTTTACCACCTCACCATTCCAAGAACTCTGGAAGGGTACTACCAAGAAACTGGTAGAGCTGGAAGGGATGGCAAGTTCTCGTTTTGCATAATGTATTATACGTTTCGCGACGTCCGAACTATGCAAACAATGATACAAAAGGACAAGAACCTTGATAGGgagaacaaagagaaaCACCTCACAAAGCTGCAACAAGTGATGCAATATTGCGAAAATCTGGCGGATTGTAGACGGCAGCTTGTCTTGTCCTACTTTAACGAGAATTTTGATTCCGCGCTGTGCCGTAGAAACTGTGACAACTGTAAAAACAGCATCAACACAACTACGGAAGAACGCGATGTCACACATGAGGCCCTTAACATTGTCAAGCTAGTATCTTCGGTACAGGGTGACAAAGTCACACTAATTCATTGTCAAGATATTTACAAGGGCTCCAGGAACTCGAAGATTGTCCAGGCAGGTCATGACCAGCTTGAATATCACGGGATGGGTAAAGCGTTACCAAAATCGGATATTGAGAGGGTGTTCTTCCGGCTTGTTACTactcaaattcttcaggAATACACCGTTATGAACGGCCGTGGCTTTGCCTCAAATTACCTAAAGGTTGGTCCGAAGGCCACCCAACTGTTGAACGGAAACCTCAAAATAGTGATGCAGttcgctgctgctggtgagAGTGGCTCGAGGCAATCTTCTGTACCGCCCGCGCCTGCAACTAGGGCCGCCTCGACCGAATTCAGGAAAGGGCATACAAATGCCAGGCAAACTACGTCTTCCGGTAGCCTTGCTCGTAAAACATCTTCCTTGATACCTGACCTTGGTGGGTTTGTCTACGATGATAATGGGGCAGGCGCTTCGTCGGCACCAAAGAAGGTTTCTCGTCCAATTGTACTTGGTGACAAGACGAACCTTCTTTCGCATCAAGAGCAATTAAGCGTGACAAGCGCGTATCAGGAACTAAAGGAGAGAGCAATTAGCACAGCACGAGAGTTGAGGTTTAATGGGTTCATGAGCGTTATTTCAGAGACCGCGCTAAGAAAAGCAGCCGTCGTTTTGCCCTCGACAGAACAGCAATTTCGTCAACTTCCAGGTCTCACCAGCACACAGGCACAGCATTACCACTTTTTTAAAGATCTGTTTGTGCGGTTAAATGTGCTCAGAAAATCGCTGCCCAAAGATTCTTCCCAAAGGCTTTCGCAGACTCAGACCACCTCACCATTCTTTCATGGGCCTGGAGCTTCCGAGAATAATGAGGAGCGAGAGCGAGACGAAGAGATCTTGAGGCAGATCAGAGATTCTCAGGCGCCTTCTCGAACAAGCGCTGTCGGCAAAGCCCCTGGAACAAAGCCTGCAGGCAGCCAATCCAAGGCCAGACGAGGTAGGAAATCTAAATGGCACTCCAAGTCGTGGTCCAAAAGGTGA